The following proteins are co-located in the Apium graveolens cultivar Ventura chromosome 5, ASM990537v1, whole genome shotgun sequence genome:
- the LOC141661105 gene encoding uncharacterized protein LOC141661105 has product MRSAIGCVMRDCDGDWIRGCKSMIGLVVPCTATLWSIFYGLKMAWENDEKSVIVECDCEEAVALISNVDPTFDMFELVYMIRNLMSEEWELCDLVHIASSVNIAVTGLANSVISDDGGLVDLNLTPSYMLPLLVADKRI; this is encoded by the coding sequence ATGAGGTCTGCTATAGGATGTGTTATGAGGGACTGTGATGGAGACTGGATTAGGGGATGTAAAAGCATGATTGGTTTGGTTGTGCCATGCACAGCAACTCTTTGGAGCATTTTTTATGGTCTCAAGATGGCTTGGGAGAATGATGAGAAGTCTGTGATTGTGGAGTGTGACTGTGAGGAGGCCGTGGCTTTGATCTCTAATGTTGATCCCACATTTGACATGTTTGAGTTGGTGTACATGATCAGGAACCTCATGTCCGAGGAATGGGAGCTCTGTGACCTTGTTCACATTGCATCATCTGTAAACATTGCAGTAACTGGTCTTGCTAACAGTGTCATCTCTGATGATGGTGGCCTTGTGGATCTCAATTTGACACCATCCTATATGTTGCCACTCTTGGTTGCTGACAAGAGGATTTGA